The genomic interval TGATCTAATTGACGAGCTGTGCTTAGAGTCGATTTACTTCGACAGTGTACGACTCAGGCGCCTCCCACTCACCGTCATCTTCGGCCTGAAAACGGGCAACAATAGCCTCACGCACGTACCGACTGCGGTTGGTGTCAGCTTCTTCAACCCGCTCTTCAAGATCTTCCAACATTTCATCGGGCATGCTGAACGTCGGGTGCGACATGGTACTACCATAGTATCCTTCTACCATAATAGTATCGGACCAGAGTGTGGTAGAATGGTACTGAAGAATGGTACATTCTTATGGTGTTGTGGTAGAATGGTGCTACCATGACGGGTAAACGCGACAAGCAGATCTCCACCTACGTTACGGAGGAGGAGAAACAGGACATCCGCGTGCTCGCAGCCAAACAGGGGTACTCGGGCATCTCCGATTTTCTCCGCGACCTGGCACTCGAAGAACTCGAGGAGGCGCGAGAAGAGGGAAACTCGACTAAGACGGTCGTTGCGACAGCTGACTAAGTATGCGTAAATTCTTCTCGCGGCTTTTCTCCAGTTCCAACAACTCAAAGACAGCATCAGCGTCTCCTAACCAGAGGGGGGAGAATGGGCCCGACCAAATTGACGAGTATCACTACGACCATTACACCAACGCGGTCGAGGATATCAAGCAACTCAAACGGGAGAAGCGCCACGACGAAGCTGAGGACCTGCTACTCTGGTGTATCGATTTCGCTGAAGCGGAGGATCAAGTGGGGCTCCCACGGTGGTACTATAAACATCTCGGGATAGTTTATCGGAAGGAAAACCGCTACGAAGATGAGGTAGAAATCCTCGAGCGCTACGTCGAAAACACAACCAGTCCGCGACAAGAAATACTTGATCGCCTTGAACGCGCCCGCGAACTGGCTGGCGATGATTAATCAGTCTGCTGTCATTGGTCTGAAGTTGAACTCGACAGGAGCTTCTAACTCTTCATCGACCGCCTCATACACCTTCGAGTTTGTCTCCCCAGGCATCTCGATCAGGTCGTAGTCGGCCATCTTCTTCAGGAAATCCCACGCCCGACGCCACCCGACAGGTTCGCGCCGCCGTCCGTCGAAGACCGTCATCTTGTTCGCGCGGTATGCCGCCTTCATTTCCTCGCCATTGACCGGCCCGATCTGCCGCACCAGTTCGTACAGTCGCTGATAGGTCACCGGTAACGACTGCAGGTTGTCTTTGCGGATCTTCCGCTCGGCGCGCTCGAACGCGTCACGGACGTCGGCCTCGTGGAAGTAATCGTGCCCCCGCTCCTGGGCGAGCTCCGCAGCTGCCAGCACCGTCTTAATCGCCCACCGCGCCTCCCCGTCGCAGTCATCGGCAATCCACTCGAGCTGGCCTGGCCGCGTTGGATCACCGACGAGACCGTGCTCGATGCGGGGCTTGAGGATGTCGACGAGCTCGTCTTCGTTGTACTTCCGGAACTCGATCTGTGCGTCCGCTGGGAAGTGTCGCTCCATATCGTCCTCCAGACGGGCGAGCCATTCGACCTGCTGGTGGGTGATCGCGATCACCGATACCTTCTCGACCGAGAGGAGATCCTCAAGGACATCCAGATCGGGGATGACGTCCGCCTCGTCGAGGATCACGATATACGGCGTGTCACACACCTCTTCGAGTATCTCGAGAAGATCGTCGCGGGATTGATTTTCGTGTACGATACCGGTGCTGGGATGCTTCGCGGTCGCCTTGTGGATGATCTCGTGCGCGGTATCCCCTGAGCACTCGATCCCGACGGACTGGACGTGCGCCCGCTGGTAGAGATCGCGGAGCAACCAGCGCGTCGTTGCCGTCTTCCCGACACCGGACGGTCCGTAGATCAGCGCGTCTTCCGCACGGCGGCTCTGAGTTGCTGGCTTAAGCAACCGAGACAGCGACTCGAGTTCACTGTCTCGGTGAACGATGTCCGCGTTGTACTCGTCATCGAACACCCACCGATCTTGGATCATAGGTGACTGTTCCGATGGGTGTCATAAAGGCATGATGGGCGGATTTCGAAACAGTTTGAAACAAGTAGAGACGGTTATTCGCCGACAGCGACGCCGTCAGCACTTTCAAGCTTGACGTGAGAGACAATCTCGCGTCCGATACAGCGCCACTCACCGTTGCGGCGTTCGTACTCTTCGCGATCGTAGCCCCCGACCGTCCGCGGTTTGAAGACGAGCTTCCGTGCGGGACCGCGTGGCGGCGTCCAGCGTACGGCAAAGGCGTCGCGACGGTCAGTCATCGGCCTTGATCGCCTCGCCGTCACTCCAGAACGCACGAATCTCGTCCGTTGCAGCCTGCTTTTCCTCGTCCGCCCAGACGTCGCCGTCCCACTCGTCTATCGACTCGGCGACGTCCTCGAGGGCGGCGTCGACAGAGCGTTCGACGGCCATGTTGACCACGCTCTGGTCGGTCTCGAGGTCGTAGCGAGCGCGCTGGAGCGTCTGGCAAAGTTGGCTGTCGGTTTCGATCTGGTACTGCAGCTCGTCCAGTTCTTCGACGATCTCGACAACTCGCGCGAGTTCGTCATCCTGCAGGACGTGGTCGTGGACACTGTTCGCAAGGATCTCTGACTCGAAGCGGTCGGACTGCTCGCGAGCGATCTTACTGACGCGCTTGTCTGCTTGGCG from Natrinema salifodinae carries:
- a CDS encoding ribbon-helix-helix domain-containing protein is translated as MSHPTFSMPDEMLEDLEERVEEADTNRSRYVREAIVARFQAEDDGEWEAPESYTVEVNRL
- a CDS encoding plasmid mobilization protein; this translates as MTGKRDKQISTYVTEEEKQDIRVLAAKQGYSGISDFLRDLALEELEEAREEGNSTKTVVATAD
- a CDS encoding Cdc6/Cdc18 family protein, producing the protein MIQDRWVFDDEYNADIVHRDSELESLSRLLKPATQSRRAEDALIYGPSGVGKTATTRWLLRDLYQRAHVQSVGIECSGDTAHEIIHKATAKHPSTGIVHENQSRDDLLEILEEVCDTPYIVILDEADVIPDLDVLEDLLSVEKVSVIAITHQQVEWLARLEDDMERHFPADAQIEFRKYNEDELVDILKPRIEHGLVGDPTRPGQLEWIADDCDGEARWAIKTVLAAAELAQERGHDYFHEADVRDAFERAERKIRKDNLQSLPVTYQRLYELVRQIGPVNGEEMKAAYRANKMTVFDGRRREPVGWRRAWDFLKKMADYDLIEMPGETNSKVYEAVDEELEAPVEFNFRPMTAD